GCAACCGTGGCTCTTTCGGCAGACGGTCAAAAACTTTTTATTTATCTTGATGATATGACCCGCGGCAGCGGAAATATTTATGAATGTGATTTGAAAGGCACTTCATGGTCTAAACCCGATAAATTAAATGATAACATCAACACAAAATTTCATGAATCATCTGCTTCGCTTACTGCAGATGGAAACACCTTGTACTTTGTGAGCAACAAAGAAGGCGGATTTGGCGGGCATGATATTTATAAATCTGCCTGGGATCCTAAAAAACAAAAATGGATGGAAGCCGAAAACCTCGGACCCATTATCAATACTCCCTATGAAGAATACAGCGTGTTCATTCATCCTGACGGAAAAACTCTTTACTTCAGCAGCTGCGGACATAAAACGATGGGCGGGTTTGATATTTTCAAAACCGTGTGGGATGATAAAAAGAAAAAATGGTCAATGACTGAAAATGTGGGCTATCCGATAAATTCTTCTGATGATGATGTGGATTTTGTTCTGTCAGCTAACGGAAAGCACGCCTACTATGCTTCTTACAAAGCCGATGGGTATGGCGATAAAGATATTTACATGATTACGTTCATCACGCCAAAAAATCCGGTGCTGAATACGGAAGATAATCTTCTTGCAAGTTTAACAGAGCCCATTAAAGAAACAGTTATCGCGAAAGAAGTTGCGGTGCCCATTACACAGGTTTCAATTTTAAAAGGGACCATTTTTGATGCAGTGACCAAGCAGATGCTTGAAGCAGACATTGAACTGGTGGATAATCAGCTGAACCAAGTAATAGCTTCGTTCAAATCAAACAGCGCCACAGGAAAATTTCTCGTATCACTCCCTGCCGGAAAAAATTACGGCATTGCCGTGAAGAAAGAAGGATACCTCTTTCACTCTGAAAATTTTGACATCCCCGCTTCTTCCGGCTCTCAGGAATATGTAAAAGACATCGGGCTGAACAATATCGCGGTGGGGCAAAAAATTGTTCTCCGGAATATTTTCTTTGACTTTGATAAGTCAACCTTGCGCCCTGAATCAACGGCAGAACTGGAGCGATTGATAAAACTCATGACCGATGTGGGCACACTGAAAATTGAAATTGGCGGGCATACCGACAGCAAAGGCGCTGACGATTACAACATGAAACTTTCAGCCAGCCGCGCCCAAGCCGTGGTGGATTACCTTGCCTCTCACGGAATTGATAAAGGCAGATTAACTTCTAAAGGATATGGCGAAACAAAACCCATGGCTGCAAACGATACGGATGAAGGAAGGCAGTTGAACCGCAGAACGGAGTTTGAGATTAAGAGCAAGTAAATTATTTTTGCATGATTACCGCTGCACATACACTATTCCTTAACCACTTTCCCATGATAATTATCTTTTGAGGTTTTAAGTTCGATGAAATAAATTCCTGCGGGCTGAGAAGACAAATCAATTTGAGAATTTGAAAATGAGTTAATTTGAAAATGAGCAGGCACTTTTTCTCCGTACATATTATATATTTCAATGTCTTTCATTTTCAAATTTTCAAATTGGCTCATCTGCACATTAAACACTCCGCTCGTGGGATTAGGATAAATCGTACATCGTG
This Bacteroidota bacterium DNA region includes the following protein-coding sequences:
- a CDS encoding T9SS type A sorting domain-containing protein: RCTIYPNPTSGVFNVQMSQFENLKMKDIEIYNMYGEKVPAHFQINSFSNSQIDLSSQPAGIYFIELKTSKDNYHGKVVKE
- a CDS encoding PD40 domain-containing protein, with amino-acid sequence MKPISFFLLLFLFRVSLFSQNVEFEKANFPNDKSGLKDAKRNIDDGDSYFNKSQKEGYRLYNLALPLYVKANNFNSNNGLLNYKIGVCYLNSAFKQKALPFLEKAYKLNPTAGENIRYYLGQAYQMNMDWDKAIQRYQEYKAAIKPEDQASKTDVEKKLTECRNGIELVKNPVLVFIDNAGTEINSQYPDYAPVISADEAVMMFTSRRNNTSGGGIDENDQMYYEDIYISNGENGNWSMANNMGKPVNTENRHDATVALSADGQKLFIYLDDMTRGSGNIYECDLKGTSWSKPDKLNDNINTKFHESSASLTADGNTLYFVSNKEGGFGGHDIYKSAWDPKKQKWMEAENLGPIINTPYEEYSVFIHPDGKTLYFSSCGHKTMGGFDIFKTVWDDKKKKWSMTENVGYPINSSDDDVDFVLSANGKHAYYASYKADGYGDKDIYMITFITPKNPVLNTEDNLLASLTEPIKETVIAKEVAVPITQVSILKGTIFDAVTKQMLEADIELVDNQLNQVIASFKSNSATGKFLVSLPAGKNYGIAVKKEGYLFHSENFDIPASSGSQEYVKDIGLNNIAVGQKIVLRNIFFDFDKSTLRPESTAELERLIKLMTDVGTLKIEIGGHTDSKGADDYNMKLSASRAQAVVDYLASHGIDKGRLTSKGYGETKPMAANDTDEGRQLNRRTEFEIKSK